A genomic region of Raphanus sativus cultivar WK10039 chromosome 6, ASM80110v3, whole genome shotgun sequence contains the following coding sequences:
- the LOC108810836 gene encoding CRIB domain-containing protein RIC6-like, with protein sequence MQLTMASSKMKSLLKGLRYISQVFESGKEEEIEIGNPTDVKHVAHIGWDGPSATPASAPSWMNEFKTGGGFESGQGGGEDDSSVKCMSECGSRTRDLPKLPKSTRKAASEKGSPTKEISSDKTKRRSSKKGKTSSSRRPKEVPELNDLSLPEVSKKSRRKKKTKETGGSTRSIRRSDVDNMSDYMCETGSVRSMPQFDSRDDF encoded by the exons ATGCAACTTACGATGGCAAGCTCCAAGATGAAAAGCCTCTTGAAAGGCCTCCGATACATTTCTCAAGTATTTG AAAgtggaaaagaagaagagatagaGATAGGAAATCCAACGGACGTAAAGCATGTTGCCCATATTGGTTGGGATGGACCATCCGCTACTCCTGCCTCCGCACCAAGCTGG ATGAACGAGTTCAAAACTGGAGGCGGGTTTGAATCTGGACAAGGAGGCGGAGAAGATGATTCCTCCGTGAAATGTATGTCGGAATGTGGCAGTCGGACCAGAGATTTACCTAAACTACCAAAATCTACGAGGAAAGCGGCATCTGAGAAAGGTTCCCCGACAAAGGAAATATCATCGGATAAAACTAAACGGCGTTCTtcgaaaaaaggaaaaacatcaTCGTCAAGAAGACCGAAGGAAGTGCCCGAACTAAACGATCTTTCGTTACCGGAAGTTTCGAAGAAGTCGAggaggaaaaagaaaacaaaagaaacaggAGGATCAACTAGATCGATAAGAAGATCTGACGTGGATAACATGTCGGATTATATGTGTGAGACTGGTTCTGTAAGATCTATGCCTCAATTCGACAGTAGAGATGATTTTTGA
- the LOC108809727 gene encoding uncharacterized protein LOC108809727, giving the protein MEGEEEDDYPGPETGIGGINLNGRNVGAVMVAPRDVDVASQSGCRINIYVNSNVQGTCGSALFGSKVKIRDPGVHLHIEDLKMNRDDGSRKREMRLIKVGLCLVCLFNVFLGVVLLLSYWLRKKTGSM; this is encoded by the coding sequence atggaaggtgaagaagaagatgattatCCAGGGCCTGAAACCGGCATTGGCGGAATCAACTTGAACGGGAGAAATGTAGGGGCAGTGATGGTGGCACCTAGGGATGTAGACGTGGCAAGTCAGAGTGGTTGCAGGATCAACATATACGTGAACAGCAACGTTCAAGGGACTTGTGGTTCGGCTCTGTTTGGTAGCAAGGTTAAGATAAGGGATCCTGGTGTTCATCTCCATATCGAAGACCTTAAAATGAACAGAGACGACGGATCtagaaagagggagatgaggtTGATAAAGGTTGGGTTATGTTTGGTCTGTCTCTTTAACGTCTTTCTAGGAGTCGTTCTCTTGCTCTCCTATTGGCTCCGGAAGAAAACCGGTTCCATGTAA
- the LOC108806521 gene encoding NADH dehydrogenase [ubiquinone] 1 alpha subcomplex subunit 9, mitochondrial, which produces LYPRDSKSISSPFCLSLSIICVCCCCSVSLGVCRQFSRRLVQRPLGGGASIYSSSSLRSLYGVSDHHLDGADNRRHSSSLATKGVGHLARKGTGGRSSVSGIVATVFGATGFLGRYLVQQLAKMGSQVLVPFRGSEDNPRHLKLMGDLGQVVPMKFDPRDEDSIKAVMAKANVVINLIGREYETRNFSFEEVNHHMAEKLALVAKEHGGIMRFIQVSCLGASVSSPSRMQRAKAAAEEAVFNALPEATVMRPATMIGTEDRILNPWAMFVKKYGFLPLIGGGTNKFQPVYVVDVAAAIVAALKDDGSSMGKTYELGGPDVFTPHDLAEIMFDMIREWPRYVKLPFPIAKAMAGPRDFMVNKVPFPLPSPQIFNLDQINALTTDTLVSDKALTFQDLDLVPHKLKGYPVEFLIQYRKGGPNFGSTVSEKIPTDFYN; this is translated from the exons CTGTACCCTCGCGACAGCAAATCCATCTCTTCTCcattttgtctctctctctctatcatctgtgtttgttgttgttgttctgtcTCTCTCGGAGTATGCAGGCAGTTTTCCAGGAGATTAGTCCAACGGCCCCTCGGCGGAGGAGCTTCGATCTATTCATCGTCTTCTCTCAGATCGCTCTACGGAGTCTCCGATCACCACC tGGATGGAGCTGATAATCGTCGACACTCGTCTTCCCTTGCAACAAAGGGAGTGGGACACCTCGCTCGCAAGGGTACTGGTGGCAGATCTTCCGTCAG TGGCATTGTAGCTACGGTGTTTGGAGCCACTGGGTTTCTTGGTCGTTATCTTGTGCAGCAGCTTG ctAAAATGGGATCACAAGTGCTAGTTCCTTTCCGAGGCTCAGAGGATAATCCTCGACATCTCAAGTTGATGGGAGATTTGGGACAg GTAGTACCGATGAAATTCGATCCAAGAGATGAAGACTCGATTAAGGCTGTCATGGCAAAGGCTAATGTCGTTATCAATCTTATTG GAAGAGAGTACGAGACAAGAAATTTCAGTTTCGAAGAGGTGAATCATCACATGGCCGAGAAACTTGCATTG GTGGCTAAGGAACATGGTGGGATAATGAGATTTATTCAGGTTTCTTGTCTGGGAGCTTCTGTGTCATCTCCTTCAAGAATGCAGAGGGCAAAAGCTGCTGCTGAGGAAGCTGTCTTTAACGCGCTGCCGGAG GCGACAGTCATGAGACCTGCGACCATGATTGGTACAGAGGACAGAATCTTGAACCCCTGGGCGATGTTCGTTAAGAAATATGGTTTCCTCCCGCTCATAGGTGGCGGAACCAACAA ATTCCAGCCCGTATACGTGGTCGATGTTGCTGCTGCAATCGTTGCAGCTCTAAAGGATGATGGCTCCAGCATGGGGAAAACCTATGAACTGGGTGGTCCAGATGTCTTTACCCCTCATGATTTG GCAGAGATCATGTTTGATATGATTCGTGAATGGCCTCGATATGTCAAGCTTCCATTTCCAATTGCTAAG GCAATGGCTGGTCCTCGGGATTTCATGGTGAACAAAGTACCGTTCCCTCTCCCCTCTCCCCAGATATTCAATTTGGATCAAATCAATGCACTTACAACCGATACACTTGTATCTGACAAGG CCTTGACGTTTCAGGATTTGGACCTTGTCCCTCATAAATTGAAGGGATATCCGGTCGAGTTTCTTATCCAATATCGCAAGGGTGGTCCTAACTTCGGTTCCACTGTTAGTGAAAAGATACCAACAGACTTCTACAATTGA